A region of Microbacterium suwonense DNA encodes the following proteins:
- a CDS encoding DNA methyltransferase, whose product MSGNQPGNRHVATQHRVSSGNSLRHLPERSSQMATSTTARKGNNKATVSNGGVSFTYGQAMALMRQFERAQQEDVFYTFMPQVEQSQEAACLRGGQVSRFVPVAEHSTLTGSTADNYLIESDNLPALMGYIASGAPKADVIYIDPPYNRQKNDLTYADTKKARKELTLGDDHAPWMSFMLPRLVLAREALRDTGVIIVHIGRHEDAHAVMLLDRVFGRKNRLGQVTWAGGEYKGTARFVSNECDYMHIYAKDRDVLETADPEFIGQNMSGFVDDIKQRGATVELGAMLGKRANGKAWFDYPKHRELLGRILPAVVPTARRDESKAEPIRVLDFFAGSGATGHAVLDLDAREGESWRFTLITNNEGGEQNPEDGIARVATAKRMRAAVTGEWVRSTKNTRTYDANMHFFEHSFVDAGEAESSTPWAEVAVMDYVSEYRRLYALIVNEGDFIHDLNVVADDITASLLNLVKVA is encoded by the coding sequence GTGTCGGGCAACCAGCCCGGCAACCGCCACGTCGCCACCCAACACCGGGTCTCATCAGGCAACAGCCTGCGACATCTACCAGAGAGGAGTAGCCAAATGGCTACCAGCACTACCGCCCGCAAGGGCAACAACAAGGCCACCGTCAGCAACGGAGGCGTTTCGTTCACGTATGGACAGGCGATGGCGCTCATGCGCCAGTTCGAGCGGGCGCAGCAGGAGGACGTGTTCTACACGTTCATGCCGCAGGTTGAGCAGTCACAGGAAGCGGCCTGCCTCCGTGGCGGCCAGGTCAGCCGGTTCGTCCCGGTCGCCGAGCACAGCACGCTGACCGGCAGCACCGCAGACAACTACCTCATCGAGTCGGACAACCTTCCGGCTCTCATGGGGTACATCGCGTCGGGTGCGCCGAAGGCTGATGTCATCTACATCGACCCGCCCTACAACCGTCAGAAGAACGACCTGACTTACGCGGACACGAAGAAGGCGCGCAAGGAACTCACTCTCGGCGACGACCACGCTCCGTGGATGTCGTTCATGCTGCCGCGCCTTGTGCTCGCCCGTGAGGCCCTTCGTGACACCGGCGTCATCATCGTGCATATCGGACGGCACGAGGATGCCCACGCTGTGATGTTGCTTGACCGTGTCTTCGGACGGAAGAACCGCCTCGGGCAGGTCACGTGGGCGGGCGGCGAGTACAAGGGGACCGCTCGGTTCGTCTCCAACGAGTGCGACTACATGCACATCTACGCGAAAGACCGTGACGTGCTGGAAACGGCTGACCCGGAGTTCATCGGGCAGAACATGAGCGGCTTCGTAGACGACATCAAGCAGCGAGGCGCAACGGTCGAACTCGGCGCGATGTTGGGCAAGCGGGCGAACGGTAAGGCATGGTTCGACTACCCGAAGCACCGCGAACTCCTCGGGCGCATCCTTCCTGCTGTCGTGCCGACCGCCCGCCGCGACGAGTCGAAAGCGGAACCCATCCGTGTGCTGGATTTCTTCGCAGGTTCCGGTGCGACCGGGCACGCCGTGCTTGACCTCGACGCACGCGAAGGCGAGTCTTGGCGCTTCACGCTCATTACGAACAATGAGGGCGGCGAGCAGAATCCAGAGGACGGCATCGCGCGTGTTGCGACAGCGAAGCGGATGCGCGCTGCCGTGACGGGGGAGTGGGTACGCAGCACCAAGAACACTCGCACCTACGACGCGAACATGCATTTCTTCGAGCACAGCTTCGTCGATGCAGGCGAGGCCGAATCCTCAACCCCGTGGGCTGAGGTGGCGGTGATGGACTACGTATCTGAGTACCGTCGGCTTTACGCGCTCATCGTCAACGAGGGCGATTTCATCCACGACCTCAATGTCGTTGCGGACGACATCACGGCCTCCCTTCTCAACCTTGTGAAGGTGGCGTGA